From Stenotrophomonas sp. SAU14A_NAIMI4_8:
CAGGCAGTGGCGCTCGAAGGTGGGCGGCGGGCCGTCCGGGAAGACGTGGCCCAGGTGGCTGCCACAGCGGGCGCAGGTGATCTCGGTACGCACCATGCCGTGGCTGGTGTCGCGGATTTCGCGCACGTGCGCCGGGTCGTAGGGCGCGAAGAAGCTGGGCCAGCCGGTGCCCGAATCGAACTTGGTGCTGGAACGGAACAGCGGCAGCGCGCAGAGGCGGCAGCAGTAGACGCCGTCGCGCTTGTTGTCCAGGAACACGCCGCAGAACGGCGCCTCGGTACCGTGCTGCAGCAGCACGCGGCGCTCTTCGGCGCTCAGGCCGGCAACCAGCGCATCGGTCTGGGCGGCGGTGGGGGGCGTGAGGTCGAACGCGCTCATGCGGCTCTCCGGGGCGGTGGGATGCTGGCTGAAGTGGGGATGGCGGGGCGGCGTTGCAAGTGTGATGGCCATTCATGGGCGGCACACGGGGCCGGGCGCATGGTGGAGGCAACCCACGCTGGAGCGTGCCATGAAACGCCCCCTTGTCCTGCTGTTGTCGGCGCTGCTGCCTCTGGTGGCACAGGCACAGGTGCCCACCGGCAACCCGACCGGCACCCGCAGCAGCACCACGGTGGCGCCGCCGCCGGTGGCACCGCCGGTGCAGCCGGCACGCCCGCAGCCGCAACCGCTGCCTTCACCGCAGCCCCGGCAGCCAATCAAGGCCACCGGCCCGGCGCCGATCACCGCCACCCCTGCACCAGCACTGCCGGACAAGGTCTATGACCGCAACGGCCGCATCGTGCCGGGGGTGAAGCCGGTCGGCCCCAACCGCGTGTTTGATTCGCGCACCGGGCGCTACTACGACAGCGTGCCGCAGGGTGCCGGGCAGCAGATCAAGCCGTAACAGGGCGTGCCGGGGTAGCGGGCTGAACCCAGCAAAACGCGTGCGTGCCGATCACTGTTTTTTCGCCTGCGATTAACCGCTGCGGGACCACCGTGGCGCTGCGCCGGCATGGTGTCGGCGCATGTCCTTCGTCCTATGGATCGCGATCATGAAGAACCAGCAGAACCGTCCGTCCGGCAAGGAACCGCAGGGCCGCAACCCGCAGCAGCAGCAACAGCAGCAGATGGACCAGCAGCAGGCGCACAAGGGCGGCAAGCAGCAGGACCACCGCCAGCAGAGCGGCATGAAGCACCCGCAGCAGCGGTGAACGATCAGGGGTCAGAGCCCGCCTTGCGGGATCTGACCCCGCGCCCAACCAGGGGTCGGATCCCGCGCAGCGGGCTCTGACCCCCACATTCCCGCCAGGGGTCGGATCCCGCGCAGCGGGCTCTGACCCCCACATTCTCGGCAGGGGTCGGATCCCGCGCAGCGGGCTCTGACCCCACCCCCGGCACCGCTCAGTCGGCAATCGGCAGCGCCCAGGTCTCTTTCACTTCTTCCATCACGATGTAGCTCTTGGACTCGCGCACATGCGGCAGGGTCAGCAGGGTGCTGCCCAGCAGCTTGCGGTAGCTGGCCATTTCACTGATGCGCGCCTTCAGCAGGTAGTCGAAATCGCCCGACACCAGATGGCATTCCAGCACGTTGGGCAGCTTCAGCGCGGCGCGGCGGAATTCTTCGAAGATGTCGCCCGATTTGTAGGCCAGGCTGATTTCCACGAACACCAGCAGGCTGGCCTTCAGCGCGGTGGGGTCCAGGTGGGCGTGGTACCCGGTGATCACGCCCTCGCGTTCCAGCCGGCGTACGCGCTCGGTGCAGGGCGTGGTGGACAGGCCCACCCGCTCACCCAGTTCGGTGAAGGAAATACGGCCTTCGGACTGCAGGATGCGCAGGATCTTGCGGTCGATCTTGTCCAGTTCGCGGGAGCGGGTGGCCATGGCCGTCAACCTCGGGGAATGAATCGCAGGGAAACTGCCTGACTGTAGTCCTAAAAACAGGCAAATGCTCTAGGAATGCGCGCCTATACTTCCCCAATTGTGGTCCCGGCGTGCTCAAACGCAGGGAATGATCGGGTTGGAGAGTCCCCATGCGAGTCCTCGTTCTTGGCAGCGGCGTGATCGGCACCACCAGTGCCTGGTACCTGCGGCAGGCCGGCTTTGAAGTCACGGTCATCGACCGCCAGCCGGGCCCCGCGCTGGAAACCAGTTTCGCCAACGCGGGCCAGCTCTCGTTCGGCTACACCTCGCCGTGGGCCGCCCCGGGCGTGCCGAAGAAGGCGATCGGTTGGCTGTTCGAAAAGCATGCGCCGCTGGCCATCAAGCCCGGCATGGACCTGGCCCAGTACCGCTGGCTGTGGCAGATGCTGCGCAACTGCACCCAGGAACGCTATGCCATCAACAAGGCGCGCATGGTGCGCATGTCCGAATACAGCCGCGACTGCCTGAACGAGCTGCGCGCGCAGATCGGCATCGAGTTCGAAGGCCGCGATCTGGGCACCACCCAGTTGTTCCGCACCCAGCAGCAGCTGGACGCCTCGGCGCAGGACATCGAGATCCTGGCCCAGTACGGCGTGCCCTACGAAGTGCTGGACCGCGCCGGCATCATCCAGGCCGAGCCTGCGCTGGCCCACGTGGATGGTCTGGTGGGCGCGCTGCGCCTGCCGCGCGACCAGACCGGTGACTGCCAGCTGTTCACCCGTCGCCTGGCCCAGCTGGCCGCCGACGCCGGCGTGGAATTCCGCTACGACCAGGACATCACCGGCCTGCAGCTCGAAGGCGACCGGGTGACCGGCGTACGCATCGGCAACCGCGTGGAAACCGCCGACCGGGTGGTCGTGGCGCTGGGCAGCTACTCGCCGGCCATGGTGGCGCCGCTGGGCATGCGCCTGCCGGTGTACCCGCTGAAGGGCTATTCGCTGACCCTGCCGATCACCGACCCGGCGATGGCGCCGACCTCGACCATCCTGGACGAGAGCTACAAGGTGGCCGTCACCCGTTTCGACAACCGCATCCGCGTGGGCGGCATGGCCGAAGTGGCCGGGTTCGACCTGTCGCTGTCGCAGCGCCGCCGCGAAACCCTGGAACTGGTGGTACGCGATCTGTACCCGAAGGGCGGCGACCTGGCCAAGGCGCAGTTCTGGACGGGCCTGCGCCCGGCCACCCCGGATGGCACGCCGGTGATCGGCGCCACCCCGCTGCGCAACCTGTACCTGAACACCGGCCACGGCACCCTGGGCTGGACCATGGCCTGCGGTTCGGGCCGCTACCTGGCCGACCTGATGAGCGCGCGCCAGCCGCAGATCAGCACCGAGGGCCTGGATATCTTCCGTTACGGCCAGTACGGCCATGCCCCACAGCAGGAGAGCCGCGCATGCGTCCTGCCCGCGCGCTGATCGATCTGGGCGCGCTGCGCAGCAACTACCGCCTGGCCCGTGAACTCGGTGGCGGCAAGGCGCTGGCCGTGGTCAAGGCCGATGCCTACGGGCACGGCGCGGTGCGCTGCGCGCAGGCGCTGGAAGGCGAGGCCGACGGTTTTGCGGTGGCCACCATCGAAGAAGCTTTGGAGCTGCGCCAGGCCGGCATCCGCGCGCCGATCCTGCTGCTGGAAGGCATCTTCGAAGCCAGCGAACTGCCGCTGGTGGCCGAACATGACCTGTGGTTCTCGGTGGGTTCGCCGTGGCAGGTGGAGGCGCTGGCCGCCTTCGACAGCCCGCGCCCGCTGACGGTCTGGCTGAAGCTGGACAGTGGCATGCACCGGCTGGGCCTGGACGTGGCCGGCTTCCGTGCCGCGCACGCGCGCCTGTCGGCGCTGCCGCAGGTCGAGCGCATCGTGATGATGACCCACCTGGCGCGCGCCGATGAGCTGGACAGCGAGCGCACGCATGAGCAGGCCGCAACGTTCAAGGCGGCCATCGACCGCCTGTCCGGCGAGACCAGCGTGTGCAATTCGCCGGCGCTGCTGGGCTGGCCCGATGTGCGCAGTGACTGGGTGCGCCCGGGCCTGATGCTGTACGGGGCCAACCCGCTGCCGGACGACAGCGCGCTGACCGCGCGCCTGCGCCCGGTGATGACCATGCAGTCGCAGGTGATTGCCGAGCGCTGGATTGAACCGGGCGAGCCGGTGGGCTATGGCGCCCGCTTCGTGGCCAAGGCGCGTACCCGCGTGGGCGTGGTGGCGCTGGGGTACGCCGATGGTTACCCGCAGTTCGCCCCGAATGGCACGCCGGTGCTGATCGATGGCCAGCCCGGTGGCCTGATCGGCCGTGTGTCGATGGACATGCTGACGGTGGACCTGACCGCCCACCCGCAGGCCGGTGTGGGCAGCGTGGTTGAACTCTGGGGCAGCGCACCGACCCTGGCCGAACTGGCCCCGCGCTGCGGCGTGAGTGCCTACCAGTTGCCGTGCGCGGTGAAGCGCGTGGCGCGGGTGTACCAGGATTAAGGGACGCCCGTAGCGCTCTGCGTGTCGACCAAGGTCGACACCTACCGGTGCGTGCTGCACCGGTAGGCGCGCGCTGTGCGGGCTTACCGCGCGGCGGTGACCTGCGGGGCCAGCTGCTTCTTCACCCAGTCATCGATCAGGCGCTTTTCGTAGCGCAGCGGATCGGTATCGCTGCGCACGCCGATGTTGTGCAGATAGCCGCTGTCACTCAGCTTGGCCTCGCCCTCGTTGACGATGCGGCCGCTGGCATCCTTCAGCGTGTACTGCAGGCTGATGCGCGGCGGGTAGATATCACGCATGACCCGGATGTCGCTGCCGCGCGGGCCGTGCCACGGCTCATAGTCGCCTGCACGCTTGATGTCGGTCACGGTCACATCCAGCGTCTGCCCGGGCTGCAGCGGCTTGGCCGCCGTGGTCTGGATGTAGCGGGCGATCTGCTGCACCCAGTCACCCCGCTCGGCTTCAAAGCGGTTGGTGGTCTGGCGCAGCTCGGTGAACTGCGCCGGATCGGTCCACT
This genomic window contains:
- a CDS encoding winged helix-turn-helix transcriptional regulator, producing MATRSRELDKIDRKILRILQSEGRISFTELGERVGLSTTPCTERVRRLEREGVITGYHAHLDPTALKASLLVFVEISLAYKSGDIFEEFRRAALKLPNVLECHLVSGDFDYLLKARISEMASYRKLLGSTLLTLPHVRESKSYIVMEEVKETWALPIAD
- a CDS encoding lana protein, which encodes MSFVLWIAIMKNQQNRPSGKEPQGRNPQQQQQQQMDQQQAHKGGKQQDHRQQSGMKHPQQR
- the alr gene encoding alanine racemase, which produces MRPARALIDLGALRSNYRLARELGGGKALAVVKADAYGHGAVRCAQALEGEADGFAVATIEEALELRQAGIRAPILLLEGIFEASELPLVAEHDLWFSVGSPWQVEALAAFDSPRPLTVWLKLDSGMHRLGLDVAGFRAAHARLSALPQVERIVMMTHLARADELDSERTHEQAATFKAAIDRLSGETSVCNSPALLGWPDVRSDWVRPGLMLYGANPLPDDSALTARLRPVMTMQSQVIAERWIEPGEPVGYGARFVAKARTRVGVVALGYADGYPQFAPNGTPVLIDGQPGGLIGRVSMDMLTVDLTAHPQAGVGSVVELWGSAPTLAELAPRCGVSAYQLPCAVKRVARVYQD
- a CDS encoding D-amino acid dehydrogenase; this translates as MRVLVLGSGVIGTTSAWYLRQAGFEVTVIDRQPGPALETSFANAGQLSFGYTSPWAAPGVPKKAIGWLFEKHAPLAIKPGMDLAQYRWLWQMLRNCTQERYAINKARMVRMSEYSRDCLNELRAQIGIEFEGRDLGTTQLFRTQQQLDASAQDIEILAQYGVPYEVLDRAGIIQAEPALAHVDGLVGALRLPRDQTGDCQLFTRRLAQLAADAGVEFRYDQDITGLQLEGDRVTGVRIGNRVETADRVVVALGSYSPAMVAPLGMRLPVYPLKGYSLTLPITDPAMAPTSTILDESYKVAVTRFDNRIRVGGMAEVAGFDLSLSQRRRETLELVVRDLYPKGGDLAKAQFWTGLRPATPDGTPVIGATPLRNLYLNTGHGTLGWTMACGSGRYLADLMSARQPQISTEGLDIFRYGQYGHAPQQESRACVLPAR
- a CDS encoding DUF3016 domain-containing protein; translated protein: MNRSRFTTATLLLACALAAGSATAAPRTVTAPDAPRALQADGPVSVKWTDPAQFTELRQTTNRFEAERGDWVQQIARYIQTTAAKPLQPGQTLDVTVTDIKRAGDYEPWHGPRGSDIRVMRDIYPPRISLQYTLKDASGRIVNEGEAKLSDSGYLHNIGVRSDTDPLRYEKRLIDDWVKKQLAPQVTAAR
- the msrB gene encoding peptide-methionine (R)-S-oxide reductase MsrB, producing the protein MSAFDLTPPTAAQTDALVAGLSAEERRVLLQHGTEAPFCGVFLDNKRDGVYCCRLCALPLFRSSTKFDSGTGWPSFFAPYDPAHVREIRDTSHGMVRTEITCARCGSHLGHVFPDGPPPTFERHCLNSVSLSFTGQGEPWPNPLQRGGAETGTAD
- a CDS encoding classical arabinogalactan protein 4, yielding MKRPLVLLLSALLPLVAQAQVPTGNPTGTRSSTTVAPPPVAPPVQPARPQPQPLPSPQPRQPIKATGPAPITATPAPALPDKVYDRNGRIVPGVKPVGPNRVFDSRTGRYYDSVPQGAGQQIKP